A window of Sphingobacterium kitahiroshimense genomic DNA:
CTCTTTCCGAAAGCCCCATCTTCTCCATGATCTGTTCAATGTTTAAGAAAGCAGTTGGTGACTTCTGTAAAGTATCGAGCATGATACCTCCAATCTCTTCACAGATAAACTGTCCACCATTGGCAACATGTCTAATGGCATACAGCATTTCCTCGTATCCTACATTTTTGACGAGATAGCCATTCGCACCATTCTTAAAAGCTTGCAGTACATGCTGTAAACTATTCAACATGGAGAGAACAATTATTTTTACAGACGGGTACTGCGATTTCACTTTCAATATGAGTTCCAGCCCATCCATATCTGCCATATTAATATCGGTTATCAGAACATCTGGAATATTCCCTTTGCTCATGATTTCCAATACCTCATTACCATTCGTTCCCTGATCAATAACTTCCAGATCAGATTGCGATTCCAATAATAGTTTCACTCCATTGAGGACAACTAGATGATCTTCAGCTATAACAATTTTAACCATATTTAATTTAGTTTTACAATAACTACTATCTTATTCTCTTGATTGTCACTTGCAAATGTTAGTGATCCTTCAAGCAGATTAACGCGGTTTTGCAGTTTTTTAATTTTTTTACTATTGCTTTGTTTAAGTTTATCTATATAATTATTGTTAAGTCCATATACTTCAAGATATAAATCATGATCATCGGCATATAGATGAATCCCTAAAAATGGTAGTTCATCTGTTACAATTGCCGAGACAACATACCTGACCATATGAAAGATGAGCAACTGACAGCTAAAATCCAAGTCGTTCACTTGCTTATCCACAGCAATATCGTTATTTGGATTGCTAACCAGAAAATGATCTTCCAAGGCTCTTTTCAATCCAAAGTCACGTAAAACACCATTTAACAAAATGTTTGATAAATGCTGTACTTTACTGATCGTGTCGGTGACCATATTTTTGGTATTATCCAACTCAACCGAGTTACCATGCTCCATCGCATAGCGTTGCAAATTCAAGCGTATTGCATATAGATCCTGGGCAATATTTTCCCTCAGAACCTGTCCATACTTCAAATTCCGCTTCTCATATTCCTTGATTACTATTTTATAAAATTCCTCCCG
This region includes:
- a CDS encoding response regulator, translating into MVKIVIAEDHLVVLNGVKLLLESQSDLEVIDQGTNGNEVLEIMSKGNIPDVLITDINMADMDGLELILKVKSQYPSVKIIVLSMLNSLQHVLQAFKNGANGYLVKNVGYEEMLYAIRHVANGGQFICEEIGGIMLDTLQKSPTAFLNIEQIMEKMGLSEREMEVLELIGEGFTNMQIADKLFLSKRTVEGHRQNLLEKTGVKNTAALIKYAIRTGLMQ